The Theobroma cacao cultivar B97-61/B2 chromosome 1, Criollo_cocoa_genome_V2, whole genome shotgun sequence genome contains the following window.
tcaaaaacaTGCATCGTTTGTGTAGACAATACCCATGCAGTTTCACAATGTTTCGATGTCGAACTTCTGTTAAGAATTTGATCTCATTTCTAAAACTCCTATCGAAAGCCGGTTCCTCAGCTTCAAGACGATGAAGCTTCTTCAAGGCAACCACTTTGCCACTTGGTAGCTGTGCTTTGTAGACACTTCCGTAACCACCAGTTCCAATGCAGTATCGAATGTCAAAATCATTTGTTGCTGCTATGATGTCTTCATAAGCAATCTTTCCATCGTAGTTCCATATTGAGAACAGGTCTCCATTCGTAGTTGCTTGCAGTACGCTAGTTGGGTTGACCTTGACCTTATTCCTccacaaaaataataaactcccaagaagaaaaagagtgaCGAATACGGAAACAGGTACAAATATCTGAAGATTGTAACTCTTCTTTACTGAAGAATAAGTTGCTGGAGAATAGGGTGGAGAGCAAAAGTAGGGTGTTAAATTTTTGTTGCCACCAAATACCTCCCTAAATACCGAATTATTTGTTTCAACACAAGTAAAACTTGcataataataatttccaCCCATAATAAGATTAAATGGAATAACACCTGAGAAATTATTGTTTCTGAGATCTACCCGGTCTAGATGCTGAAGCCTTTTGATTTGAGCAGGAATGAGCCCCTCTAAATTGTTGTTGCTTAAGTCCAACTCTTCTAGATTGGAGCATTTGCCAATTTGAGGCGGAATGGGTCCACTTAACTCGTTTTGAGAGAGGTTCAATAAAGTAAGTGCTTCCAAATTTCCAATTCCCTCAGGTACGAGACCTTCTAAAAGATTTGAGTGAAGGAATAAAACACGCAAAGTCTTCAAATCTTCAATTCTTGAAGGGATAGAACCATTGATTCTATTGTTGCTTAAGTCCAACTCTTCTAAATTGAAGCAATTACGAATTTGAGGCGGAATGGGTCCACTCAACTCATTTTGAGAGAGGTTCAATAAAGTAAGTGCTTCCAAATCTCCAATTTCCTCAGGTAAGAAACCTTCTAAAAGATTTGAATGAAGGAATAGAACACGCAAAGTCTTCAAATCTCCAATTTTTGAAGGGATAGAACCATTGATTCTATTGTTGCTTAAGTCCAACTTTTCTAAATTGAAGCAATTACAAATTTGAGGCGGAATGGGTCCACTCAACTCGTTTTCATAGAGGTTCAATAAAGTGAGTGCTttcaaatttccaatttcCTCAGGTACGAGACCTTCTAAAAAATTTGAGTGAAGGCGTAGAACACGCAAAGTCTTCAAATCTCCAATTTTTGAAGGGATAGAACCATTGATTCTATTGAAGTCAAGAAGCAAATTTTCCAGCTTGTGTAAAAAGCCTAAAGAGGAGGGAATTGGACCGATGAGGTCGTTGTTTGATAGATCGATGGTGACCAAATTGGATAATGAAAAAAGAGTAGAAGGAATGGAACCATGAAGTAAGTTATAAGACAAATCCAGGGTCATTAAATTGGTTAACTTGCCTAGAGTGGAAGGAATGAAACCACGAAGCGTGTTATTAGACAAATTCAGGGTCACTAAATTGGTTAACTTGCCCAAATTGGATAATGAAAAAAGAGTAGAAGGAATGGCACCATGAAGTAAGTTATTAGACAAATCCAGGGTCACTAAATTGGTTAACTTGCCTAGAGTGGAAGGAATGGAACCATGAAGCGTGTTATTGGACAAATTCAGGGTCACTAAATTGGTTAACTTGCCTAGAGTGGAAGGAATGGAACCATGAAGCCTATTATTAGACAAATCCAGGGTCACTAAATTGGTTAACCTGCCTAGAGTGGAAGGAATGGAACCATCAAGTGAGTTATTAGACAAATCTAGGGTCTCCAAATTGGTTAACTTACCTAGAGTAGAAGGAATTGGACCAAGTAAGTTG
Protein-coding sequences here:
- the LOC18614415 gene encoding MDIS1-interacting receptor like kinase 2, coding for MSLAITTLVMVMLRSTNVLSSYVASQVATTTSATTLSLEREAKALLESGWWSSYSNDTLQRCNWTGISCNDAGSVIKINPPSDVIKVGDKFKNMDFSCFPSLVFLRLSSHELSGTTEHFMFNISNLSRLTHIDLFNNSLYGLLFPWPDNLTSLKYLDFSYNQIYGPIPVEIGQLKNFVTLNLYDGNLLGPIPSTLGKLTNLETLDLSNNSLDGSIPSTLGRLTNLVTLDLSNNRLHGSIPSTLGKLTNLVTLNLSNNTLHGSIPSTLGKLTNLVTLDLSNNLLHGAIPSTLFSLSNLGKLTNLVTLNLSNNTLRGFIPSTLGKLTNLMTLDLSYNLLHGSIPSTLFSLSNLVTIDLSNNDLIGPIPSSLGFLHKLENLLLDFNRINGSIPSKIGDLKTLRVLRLHSNFLEGLVPEEIGNLKALTLLNLYENELSGPIPPQICNCFNLEKLDLSNNRINGSIPSKIGDLKTLRVLFLHSNLLEGFLPEEIGDLEALTLLNLSQNELSGPIPPQIRNCFNLEELDLSNNRINGSIPSRIEDLKTLRVLFLHSNLLEGLVPEGIGNLEALTLLNLSQNELSGPIPPQIGKCSNLEELDLSNNNLEGLIPAQIKRLQHLDRVDLRNNNFSGVIPFNLIMGGNYYYASFTCVETNNSVFREVFGGNKNLTPYFCSPPYSPATYSSVKKSYNLQIFVPVSVFVTLFLLGSLLFLWRNKVKVNPTSVLQATTNGDLFSIWNYDGKIAYEDIIAATNDFDIRYCIGTGGYGSVYKAQLPSGKVVALKKLHRLEAEEPAFDRSFRNEIKFLTEVRHRNIVKLHGYCLHKRCMFLIYEYMERGSLFFMLSDDVQAVELVWAKRVNIIKSTAHALSYLHFECTPIIVHRDISSNNILLNSDLEAFVADFGTARIIDPDSSNQTRLVGTYGYVAPEFAYTMVVTEKCDVYSFGVLALETLMGKHPAEILSLLSAPSSLQNIMLTDVLDPRLSSPTSQLVVQNIVHVATIAFACLQADPKLRPTMKHVSRMFLSCQRSLRNPLRTISLLQLVTSGMHMEESCQAPQ